CTTCGATCGCCCGCCAGAATGATCGTCCGACCCACACCTCATACGCAGGATCCTCCCATCACCGGTCCGCGCACACCCGATCGGCTAGAGATGGGGAGCGATCCAACCCTTGAGACGACCGGCATCCATGGCCCCGGCCACGCGCGCGACCTCGCGGCCGCCCTTGAAGACTGCGAGTGTGGGGATGCTGCGCACGTCATAGCGGCTCGCGAGCCCCTGATGGTCCTCGGTGTTGACCTTGATGAAGCGCGCCTTCAGTTTGAGGTCGGCGGCCGCCTGTGCGAAGGCCGGGGCCATCATGCGGCATGGCCCGCACCACGGGGCCCAGAAATCGACCAGCACCGGGAGTTCATTACCGGCGATGTGCTCGGCAAATCCGCGCTCGTCGACATTGATCGGCTCGCCTGTGATGAGCGGATTGTGGCAGGCCCCGCATCGAGGGTTCTGGGCCAGGCGCTCCACCGGGACCCGGTTTTTTTGCCCGCAGTGCGGGCACACCAGCTGCTTGACCGACACGGATGTTCCTCCAGACCGAATTTCCTGGGGTCTATGTGGGGCCTGGGCCTTACGCTTTCCAGTACTTAGCAGCCGCCCGCGAAGCCGTGTTGGCGCCAGGCCTCGAAGACCGCCACCGCGACGCTGTTCGAAAGGTTCAGGCTGCGGTTGCCGGGGCGCATCGGCAGCCGCAGGCGTTGCTCGGGCGGGAGTGAGGTCAAAAGCTCCCCGGGTAGACCGCGGGTCTCGGGGCCGAAGAGCAGGGCATCGCCGGGCTCGTAGCGGGCCTCGGTATAGAGACGGTCCGCGCGCGTCGAGAACGCCCAGATGCGCCGTGGAGCGGCATCTTTCCGGAAGGTGTCCAGATCCCGGTGGACGCGGAGCGTCACCCACTCGTGATAATCGAGCCCGGCGCGACGCAGCAACCGGTCTTCGAGACGAAACCCCAGGGGCTCGATCAGGTGAAGCATCGCCCCGGTATTGGCGCAAAGCCTTATGACGTTGCCGGTATTGGGCGGGATCTCGGGCTCGAAGAGCACCACATGAAACGTCGTATCGGATGCTGTCATAAGTGCGCACTATCACTATAAGTTAACAGTACCGGCCATGCCGGGATGGCCGCCGGGACCCGACCGGGACCGAGGTGACGGTATCATAGCGCTCCTTGCGGTCTTCCATAGCCCTTCGCGTATAGCCCTTTCCCTGACGGCCTGTGCTAGAGTCGCGTGGCGCCGGGGCGCGGCCACGAATCCTTCGTGAGACCGTCAAAAAATCCCAGGACATCGCTTCGGCACGCTTCCTGCATTGATGGGGCAGGTCGTTTGAGTAGGCGCGGTCATCACGGCCGATTTCGCGGTCGACGCAGGATTCATCACGAAACATATTGTGGAGAGGGGGTTGGACATGAAGCGGCAGCAGGCGGGCTTTACCTTAATCGAGTTGGTGGTGGTCATCATCATTCTGGGCATCCTGGCGGCGGTCGCCCTGCCGAAGTTCATGGGGCTTAGCACCGACGCGCGGGTCTCTGTGGTGAGCGGCATGACAGGCTCGGTGGCCGAGGCCGCCGACATGGTCCATGCCCTCGCCGAGGTGCAAGGTCAGGTGGGGGCCACCGGCAAAGTGGCCTTGCCGGGTGGGACAACGACAATCACGACCGCGTACGGCTATCCGGACGCGACCGCGACCGGGATCCTTGCGTCCTTGCAGGACTCCGCGGCCAAGCCCACGCAGACGTTCCCCTTCACCTTTACGGCAGGTAGCGGTACCACCCCGGCGACCTTCGCCTATACTGCGGTGGGCGGGACGGCCAATAGCACATGCGAGGCAAGCTATCAGGCGCCGGCTGCGACTGGTGCAACCCCCACCGTGGGCACGACAACCACGGGCTGTTAGGTGCAAACGGGCCCAGCCGCAAGGACGGGCCCGTTTTTCTTCGGTGATCTCGTCATGACGGTATTCGAGGATCTCGAGACATTTCATGGCGTGCATGGGCGACCCGCGACTGGCGGGGCGCGATGCCAGGGTTGCCCGGACACTGCGATGGCCGGGTATACGTTGCTCGAACTTGTGGCGATCCTCATCATAGTCGGCATCCTCGCGGCGGTCCTCGCGCCGCGATTCATAGGCACCTCCGGGTTCACCGGGCAGACGACTGCCGATAAGCTGCTGGCGGCGGCGCGTTATGCCGAGACCCTGGCGCAAAACCAGGGGGTGACCACCTCGCTCGCGGTCGGCGCCAACTCCTTCTCGGTCACCCAAAACGGTGTGGCGGTAGCCAATCCCACACTGCAATCGGCGAGCTTCGTCGTCCCGCTGCCCGCGGGCGTCACGATCACGCCCCAGACCACCGTGAACTTCGTGCGTCCAGGCATTCCGAGCGCCGCCCCGACCTTCACGGTTGCCGGGGCGGGCTTCACGGCCCGTATTTATGTCACCACAACCGGTTATGTCTATGAATGCGCATCGCAAGGGCCCTGTCCGCCATGAGGCCCCGCCAACATATCCCGGTCCGGCGCCGGGTCGCGGGCCTGAGCCTGATCGAGCTCATCGTCGCGATCGTGCTGTTGGCGATCCTCGGTGCCGGCTTCATGGCCATGTACGGGGAGGTGACGCGCCGGAATGCCGCCGGTGAGCAGACCGCGCCCATGACCTGGGTGGCTCAGGGGGTGATGGAGTACGAACTGCTGCAGACCGAACTCTCGACTGCCGGGACACCGGTCGCCTTCAATGCCCAGTTTGGCCCCTATCTGGCCAATGCTACCTATAACACCGCAGCGACCAAGAACGTACCGACCGGGACCTATTATGCCTATCTCGTGACGGTCACGGTCACCTGCGCCTCCGGGGGCTGCGCCCCCATGGTCTTTACCTCCTATGTCTACACGACCTGACGCCGGCCTTACCTTGATCGAGATGGTCGTGGCCATTGTGCTCACGGCAATACTCATGGCGATGGCCGCCCCCCTGCTCACGCATCTCGTGAGGAGTTACGTGACGGGCGCCCAGGGGGCGGATCTGGCAACAGCTGCCGGGCCCGCTGCTGCGCGTATGCAGTGGGATGCGCGCAATGCCTACGAGATGACGGTGACAAATACCTGTACCCTCGACCTGGATAACATCAATGGCCAGACCCTTGAGTACTACCATTACGCGGGAGGCCGACTGTACCGTAACACCACCCTGATACTGGGGGACCTGCTGAGTCCGGGCGGGGCCTGCCCGTTCGGACCCGCGAGTGGCGGTCCCGTATACGCCGTGGTCTACGACTTCCTGTACACGGGCCCAAGCGGCCAGGGACACCTGGCCGTGGATGGGGTCTTGTCGGCCTATGCGTACTCCTAGTCCTGGCCGCGATCGCGGCTTTATCCTGGTGGCGCTTATCTTCCTGGTGCTCGTGGGTGTCCTGTTGTTGGCTGCCATGGCCTTCCTGTATGGGACTGCGACCGGCGCCGAGGGGACGCAGAACGGTGGCGGTCAGGCCTTCACCGCCGCCGAGAGCGGCGATCAGTACGGGGTCTACTATCTGGAAACGAACTACTGGGGCCAACTACCGCCCACGCCGCTCACCCTGCCCGCGCAGACCCCGTCGGTCCCCGATCCCGAATGCCCGCCGGTCGTGACTGTCACGGAGACTGGCCACAGGCCTCCCTACTATTATTATCTCGTCACATCGGTCGTGACCTGCACAGGCTCTGGGGCCCGTTGGACCGTAGTGCGTAACGTGCAAGGGCAGGTCCTGAGGAAGCCGAAGCTCAAGAAAGGTCGGCTCAAGAAGGCCGGCAAGATCGTTTATCAGGTCACTGCCTGGGCGCAGCAATAGGCGCAGCGTTCGTCGCGTGATTCGGCATCGATACCGGGGCTTTGCTATACCTAAGAGTGTTTGGCGACGACAGGGTTGAGACGATGATGACGGAATCCGCAACAGCTGCTCGACCGCGCAAGGCGCGTCTCGGCGATCTCTTGCTGGAAAACAAGGTGATCTCGAAGGAGCAGCTCGAGACGGCGCTTGCCGATCAGCGCAAGAGCGGCCGGCGTCTGGGCCGCGTCCTCATCGAAAACGGCTACCTCACCGAAGACGCCCTGCTCGATTTCCTGTCACGCCAACTGCGCATCCCCTACGTCGATCTGCGCCGCTATACCTTCGTGCCGGAGGTCGTGCGCCTGATCCCCGAGGCCTATGCGCGGCGCTTTCGCGCCGTCGCCCTGCGCGACGAAGGGGGCGCGATCCTTGTAGGTCTCGCCGATCCGATCGATATATTTGCCCATGACGAGATCGCGCGGCTCGTCCAAAAGCCCCTGAAGCTCGCGGTCGTCAAGGAGGGCGATCTCCTGAAGGCCCTGGATGTGGTCTACCGCCGCACCGAGGAGATCAGCGGGCTCGCCGCGGAGCTCGAGCAGGAGCTGTCGGCCTACGACATCGATCTCGGGATGGCGGCGGGGGTCGCCGAGGGCGCCAACGATGCCCCGGTGGTCAAGCTCCTGCAGACCATATTCGAAGACGCGATCCAGGTGAACGCCTCGGACATCCATATCGAGCCCGACGAGAGCGCGGTGCGCGTGCGTTTTCGGATCGACGGTGAGTTGCGGGTGCAGACCACCGCCGACCGCAAGATCGCCCAGGCCCTGGTCTCGCGCCTGAAGCTCATGGCCTCGCTCGACATCTCCGAGCGCAGACTCCCGCAGGATGGGCGCTGTCAGGTGCGGTTCCGGGACACCGTGATCGACGTGCGCATGTCGACCGTGCCGGTGCAGCATGGCGAGTCGGTGGCCATGCGCCTCTTGAATCAATCGAACGGTATCCTGGAGCTCGACCGGCTCGGCATGCCCGCCGATATCCTCGGACGGCTGCGCGCCCTGATCCATCAACCCCACGGCCTCGTGCTCGTCACGGGTCCCACGGGCAGCGGCAAGACCACGACACTCTATGGGGCCCTGAAGGAGCTGAATGCCACCTCCGTGAAGGTCCTGACGGTGGAGGATCCGGTCGAGTACCGGCTCGCGGGCGTGAACCAGGTCCAGGTCAATCCGAAGATCGACCTCGGGTTCGCCCGGGTCCTGCGCGCCTTCTTGCGTCAGGACCCGGATATCATCCTGATCGGCGAGATGCGCGACACCGAGACCGTGGAGATCGGACTGCGCGCGGCCATGACCGGCCACCTCGTGTTGTCGAGCCTGCATACCCATGATGTGGTATCGAGCGCCTTGCGGCTCATGGATATGGGCGCCGAGCCCTATCTCGTGGCCGCCTCGCTGCGCGGGGTCGTGGCGCAAAGGCTCGTGCGCCGGGTGTGCGACAGCTGCGCCGAGCCCGTCGTCCCCACGGCCGCCGAGAAGGTGCTTTTGGCATCGGAACTCGGCCCCGATACCCCCATTACCTTAAAGCGCGGACGCGGCTGCGCCTTTTGCCAGCACACGGGCTTTCGCGGGCGCATCGGGGTCTATGAGATCCTGGAGATCGACGAGCCCTTGATGTTCGCCCTTCAGAAACGCGACCCCGAGGCCTTTCAGCGCGCCGCCCTGGGCGCCTCCCATTACCGAAGGCTGCGGACCGAGGCCCTCGCCCAGGCGGCGCGCGGCATCACCACGGTCGAGGAGGCCGTGCGCGCCGTGTACGGGAGCGGCTGATGGCGTCGTTCCGCTACAAGGGGCGCAATGGTCGCGGCGAGGCGGTGGCGGGCCTCATGGAGGGCGCGAGCGCCGACGCCGTGGCCGCCCATCTCTTTAATCTCGGCATCACGCCGATCGACATCCATGGCGCGCCGGCGCAGTCGCGTCCCGCGTGGCTGCGGGAACTCGGACGTTCGCGCGTCGATCTCACCGATCTTGTCTTGTTCTGCCGCCAGATGCATACCCTGCTCAAGGCCGGCGTACCCATCATGCAGGCCTTGAAAGGCCTGCGCGATTCCACCCACAACCGCACGCTCTCGGCCGTGATCGGGCAGCTGAACGAGGCCCTGGACGCGGGTCTTGATCTCACCGCCGCGGTGAAGCGTCACCCCAAGGTGTTTTCGACCCTGTTCGTGGCGTTGGTGCAGATCGGAGAGACGAGCGGCACGCTCGACCAATCCTTTCTCCAACTCGCGGGTTATCTGGAGCGCGATCGCGAGACCGAGCAGCGCGTGAAGTCGGCCACCCGCTACCCGAGCTTCGTCGTGGTGGCACTTGTCATCGCGGTCTTTATCATCAATATCTTCGTCATACCGGCATTCGCGCATGTCTACGCCGGTTTGCATGCCCGGCTGCCGCTCGCCACGCGCATTTTGGTTGCGTCATCACGGCTCACGGTCCGTTATTGGTACGATGCCGTGGCCGCGGTCGTGCTGACGGTGCTTGGCGTCCGCGCCTATGCGCGTACCACCGGCGGGCGCTATCGCTGGCACCGCCTGCGTCTGCGGTTGCCCATCATAGGTCCGATCCTGACCCGCGCCTTGCTCGGCCGTTTCGCGCGGGCGCTGGCGATTACCATAAGGAGCGGCGTGCCCTTGATCCAGGGTCTCACCGTCATAAGCCGGGCGGTCGACAACGAGTATGTGGCCGCGCGCATTTTGCAGATGCGCGATGGCATCGAGCGCGGCGAGACCTTGGCGCGCGCTGCGCAGGCCACGCAACTCTTTCCGCCGCTGGTGTTGCAGATGGTTGCCGTGGGCGAGGAGAGCGGGGCGATCGACAGCCTCATGACCGAGGTTGCGGAATACTATGAGCGCGAGGTGGACTATGATCTGCGTAATCTCAGCACCGCCATCGAACCCTTGCTGGTGGTTGCCATGGGGGTCCTCGTCCTGATCCTGGCGCTCGGGGTGTTTCTGCCGATGTGGGACCTGGCGAGTGCCGCTTTCCACCAAAATGGCGGCCAGGTCTAGCGGCGCGGCGGGTCTGCGCGAGTCGTGGATCGCGGGCTTGTATCGGGCTACGGAGGATCTTGTGACCGCGAGCGGGTCTTGATGGGTGGGCGTGACGCCTGCGGTCACGCGTGCTACTGTCGGCCAAAGAGCTTACCGCCGTGGCATGCCAAAGCGATGGATAGGCCGTGAGGATGAGCACTATGGGGGGAGGTATGTGGGGACGTTGGCGGCGCGGGCGCCGGGACGCGGGTCTCGCCGGCATCGGCGTGCACGCCTCGGGGCTCTCTTTTGTGCGCGTCGTTCGCAATGCCCAAGCGCCGGCCCGGATTGCCATTGCCGAGTTCCGACCCTATGACGGCGCCGAGCCGGACCGGGTCCTCGCGCGGCTCGTCCAAGACCACGACCTCAAGCACCAACCCTGCACGACTTTGCTTGGCGAGGGTGAATATCGGCTGCTGCAGACCGAGGCGCCGGATGTGAAGTCCGAGGAGCTGCGCGCGGCGCTGCGCTGGCGCATCAAGGACTTGATCGATTTTCATGTTAACGACGCCACCCTGGACGTATTCGACGTCCCGGTGCGCATGCCCGGACGCGCGGCGCTCGTGTATGTGGTGGTCGGACGCAACGAGGCGATACGCGCGCGCGCCGACCTCATGCACAACGCCGGCGCGGCCCTCGATATCATCGACATCCCGGAGCTTGCGCAGCGCAATCTCGCGCATCTCCTGCCCGAGGACCGGGAGGGCGTGGCGCTGCTTACGTTGACCGAGGATGGGGCGTTCATCACCATCACGCGCGATGGCGCGCTCTATCTCTCGCGCACCGTCGCCGAGGCCTCATCGGCGCTCACCGACGAGCGCGGGTTCGAGCACCTCCTGCTGGAACTGCAACGCTCGCTCGATTACTTCGAGAGCTCTTTTCGGCAAAACCCCATCATGCACGTCGTGGTG
The DNA window shown above is from Acidiferrobacter sp. SPIII_3 and carries:
- the trxC gene encoding thioredoxin TrxC codes for the protein MSVKQLVCPHCGQKNRVPVERLAQNPRCGACHNPLITGEPINVDERGFAEHIAGNELPVLVDFWAPWCGPCRMMAPAFAQAAADLKLKARFIKVNTEDHQGLASRYDVRSIPTLAVFKGGREVARVAGAMDAGRLKGWIAPHL
- a CDS encoding tRNA (cytidine(34)-2'-O)-methyltransferase; protein product: MTASDTTFHVVLFEPEIPPNTGNVIRLCANTGAMLHLIEPLGFRLEDRLLRRAGLDYHEWVTLRVHRDLDTFRKDAAPRRIWAFSTRADRLYTEARYEPGDALLFGPETRGLPGELLTSLPPEQRLRLPMRPGNRSLNLSNSVAVAVFEAWRQHGFAGGC
- a CDS encoding prepilin-type N-terminal cleavage/methylation domain-containing protein — its product is MKRQQAGFTLIELVVVIIILGILAAVALPKFMGLSTDARVSVVSGMTGSVAEAADMVHALAEVQGQVGATGKVALPGGTTTITTAYGYPDATATGILASLQDSAAKPTQTFPFTFTAGSGTTPATFAYTAVGGTANSTCEASYQAPAATGATPTVGTTTTGC
- a CDS encoding Tfp pilus assembly protein FimT/FimU gives rise to the protein MQTGPAARTGPFFFGDLVMTVFEDLETFHGVHGRPATGGARCQGCPDTAMAGYTLLELVAILIIVGILAAVLAPRFIGTSGFTGQTTADKLLAAARYAETLAQNQGVTTSLAVGANSFSVTQNGVAVANPTLQSASFVVPLPAGVTITPQTTVNFVRPGIPSAAPTFTVAGAGFTARIYVTTTGYVYECASQGPCPP
- a CDS encoding prepilin-type N-terminal cleavage/methylation domain-containing protein, translating into MRPRQHIPVRRRVAGLSLIELIVAIVLLAILGAGFMAMYGEVTRRNAAGEQTAPMTWVAQGVMEYELLQTELSTAGTPVAFNAQFGPYLANATYNTAATKNVPTGTYYAYLVTVTVTCASGGCAPMVFTSYVYTT
- a CDS encoding Tfp pilus assembly protein FimT/FimU, translated to MSTRPDAGLTLIEMVVAIVLTAILMAMAAPLLTHLVRSYVTGAQGADLATAAGPAAARMQWDARNAYEMTVTNTCTLDLDNINGQTLEYYHYAGGRLYRNTTLILGDLLSPGGACPFGPASGGPVYAVVYDFLYTGPSGQGHLAVDGVLSAYAYS
- a CDS encoding GspE/PulE family protein, producing MMTESATAARPRKARLGDLLLENKVISKEQLETALADQRKSGRRLGRVLIENGYLTEDALLDFLSRQLRIPYVDLRRYTFVPEVVRLIPEAYARRFRAVALRDEGGAILVGLADPIDIFAHDEIARLVQKPLKLAVVKEGDLLKALDVVYRRTEEISGLAAELEQELSAYDIDLGMAAGVAEGANDAPVVKLLQTIFEDAIQVNASDIHIEPDESAVRVRFRIDGELRVQTTADRKIAQALVSRLKLMASLDISERRLPQDGRCQVRFRDTVIDVRMSTVPVQHGESVAMRLLNQSNGILELDRLGMPADILGRLRALIHQPHGLVLVTGPTGSGKTTTLYGALKELNATSVKVLTVEDPVEYRLAGVNQVQVNPKIDLGFARVLRAFLRQDPDIILIGEMRDTETVEIGLRAAMTGHLVLSSLHTHDVVSSALRLMDMGAEPYLVAASLRGVVAQRLVRRVCDSCAEPVVPTAAEKVLLASELGPDTPITLKRGRGCAFCQHTGFRGRIGVYEILEIDEPLMFALQKRDPEAFQRAALGASHYRRLRTEALAQAARGITTVEEAVRAVYGSG
- a CDS encoding type II secretion system F family protein encodes the protein MASFRYKGRNGRGEAVAGLMEGASADAVAAHLFNLGITPIDIHGAPAQSRPAWLRELGRSRVDLTDLVLFCRQMHTLLKAGVPIMQALKGLRDSTHNRTLSAVIGQLNEALDAGLDLTAAVKRHPKVFSTLFVALVQIGETSGTLDQSFLQLAGYLERDRETEQRVKSATRYPSFVVVALVIAVFIINIFVIPAFAHVYAGLHARLPLATRILVASSRLTVRYWYDAVAAVVLTVLGVRAYARTTGGRYRWHRLRLRLPIIGPILTRALLGRFARALAITIRSGVPLIQGLTVISRAVDNEYVAARILQMRDGIERGETLARAAQATQLFPPLVLQMVAVGEESGAIDSLMTEVAEYYEREVDYDLRNLSTAIEPLLVVAMGVLVLILALGVFLPMWDLASAAFHQNGGQV